A segment of the Candidatus Nanopelagicales bacterium genome:
TGGGTTCGAGCCCCCTCACGCCCCACTCAGCGAGAGTCGTTGTCCTGCAACGACTCTTGCTTGCGCAGGTTCCCTCCAATTTGCTGGCTAGTGGCTCTCTCATGCCCCCTAAGTGGCACGCTGATGGCGCGGACTCCCTCACGGATTTGGGTCCGGAATATGGGCGTTGGCACGTAGGAGGCACGCTAAGGACGACCAGATTGCGTCCTGCCTCGACCAATTCGGTGAGACCGTGGCCAGGCGGATGTCAGCGTGCGGGACCATGCTTATCCTCGAACTGGACGAATCTTGCCGAAATCGGATGGGTCGAACGTTGCGAGGACAGGTGAAGGGAGAAACGCCGTGGCGTTAGACGAAGGCCAGGTGGCCCGCGTGGTCATCCCGTTCGGCGGCGTCGTACGACACCCCTCAGCAGGGTTGTCGTACATCGTTGAGTCTGGAATCCCCAAGTTCCACGACCTTGAGTTGCGCGACGAAGTCTGGCCGCACTGGATGGCCATGGCGCGCGATTCCTTAGCCAATGCTCTGGCCGCACGGGAAAGGAATCCGGGCTACTCCGTCGAAGGTGAGACCGCCTTCGGTGAGGCCCTGCAACTCGAGATGCGCTCGTCCATGGCAGCCATTTGTAACGCCGCGTTCTCGCTCGAAGCGTTCACGTCCTCGGTCGTTCACTACAATATGGCTGCCGACGTCGAAGTCGAGGGTGCGGCGGCCCGCATTCACCAATCCTTCTGTCGTAGCTTCAGGCTGGACAACACGCAAAGCACCGCCGTTCGCGGGGAGTTGGGGCGGATGTTCGCGTTGCGAAACCGTGCGGTCCACGCACCCGGTAACTTCACACATGTCGGCTATCGAGCGGACTTCCAGGTACACGTGCACCCACGCTTTGTGGACTTCTCGGCACCGGTTGCACAGGTCGTGGTCGATTTCGCCAGCAACCTCGTGAGGCAACTTCTGGAGGTCCCACGTCCGCACTGCTCCGAGCTCGTCGCCTGGAGCGCTGACATGCGGGAGACGCTCAGCAAGGCACGAGAGGCGTCCAACGCGTACTACCCGTTCTGAAGTGGAGGCAGAGGCAAGCGTTGCCACGCCCCAGCAGACGGTTGACGTTAGGCTCACAGTCAACGGGGGGGGGTGTGATGAAGGCTCGAAGTCTGCCGGAGATTGAGGCGGCTCTTGAACAGCTCGTGGATAGATGGAGTCGGTATTCCGGGACCGAGCGCTCCGGGTCGCAAACCTTCCTCAACCAGCTCATCCGTGCTTATACCGGTGCCGAGGATGTCATCGAGGCTGGGGCGACTTTCGAGCAGTTCGGGCCACGCGACGAGGGCGTCGGTTTCATGGACCTCTACTGGCCCGGGGTCACCATCGTCGAGATGAAGGCGCCAAAGGAGTCGGGGCGCCTGGACTCGCACCGTGCTCAGGTCCTGGACTACTGGCGAAATAGCGCTGACCCCGCCACGGGCACGCCTGCGCCGCCGTTCCTCGTGCTATGCAGCATCCGCAGCTTCGAGGTCTGGGAGCCGGGCCGGTTCCCGAATGCTCCGCGCGACGTCTTCACGATCGAGGAACTCCCAAGCCGGGCAGAAGCGCTCCTGTTCCTCGCCGGCAAGACTCCTGTTTACGGTGGGCCCGGGGCAGCTGTCACGCAGGAGGCCGCCCAGCACATGGTCGACCTGTACTTCCAACTGCTCGATCGTGAGGCGGCGCCGGCCGAGGAGCTCAGGCGCTTCATCGTCCAGGCAGTGTGGGTGCTTTTTGCCGAAGACCTCGGACTGGTGCCCGAGCGTGTATTCGCTAACCTCATTGACGCTCTCGCTACGGACTCAACTCGCGACAGCGCCGTCGAGATCACTGACCTGTTCCGTAGGTTCAACCAACCGGACGCTGAGCGACGAGATCGGGGCCGTAGCGTGGCAGTGCCGTACGTGAACGGCGAGTTGTTTGCTGCGACTCCAGAGGTACCGCTCAACCCGGGAGAGTTACGCCACTTGCAGGCCGCGGCCGCTTACGACTGGCGCTGGGTCAACCCGACGGTCTTTGGATCCCTCCTCGAGGGCTGCCTCGGACATGATCATCGATGGGAACTCGGCGCGCACTACACGAACGAGGAGGACATCCTCTCGATTGTCCGTCCGGTCATCGTGCACCCGTGGGCAGCGCGGATCGAGGCTGTCGACGACCCTAAGAAGGCTGTGAAGCTACTGGTCGAACTGACCCAGTTCCATGTACTCGATCCCGCGATGGGCTGCGCCAACTTCCTTGCAATCGCCTACCGCGAGCTGCGCAAGCTCGAGCGACGATTGTCCGACAGGATCTCCGATCTCTACACAGCCGCCGGTATGTTCCCTCCCACGCTTCCTCGCTACCCCCTCCGCAACATCCACGGCATCGAGATCGATCCCTTTGCAGTCGAGATCGCCAAGGCGACCCTGTGGATGACTCATGCACTCATGGCACGCCAGTACGGAGCAGCCGAGGACCCCTTGCCGTTGCAGTCTCTCGACACACTTGACTGCGCCGATAGCCTCAAGATCGAGTGGCCGAAAGTCGACGCGATCATTGGGAACCCGCCTTTCCACGGTGACCGTCGTCTGCGTGAGGTTGTGGGGGACGCGTACATCGACGGGCTCAAGTCCGAGTTCGGTGTCGGCGTGAAGGACCACTGCGTTTACTTCTTCCGCAAGGCGCATACGCACCTTAGCAAGGGTCAACGTGCCGGACTTGTCGCGACGAACACGATCAGTCAGGCCAAGAACCGTGACGCTTCCTTGGTGTGGATCGTCGCAAATGGCGGCACGATCTTCGAGGCCACCAGCACCAAGCCGTGGTCCGGCGACGCAAAGGTGCATGTGTCGATCGTGTGCTGGGAGAAGGGCGTCGTCCCGCCCCCTCCCTACTTACTCGATGGTCGCGAAGTTGAGGGCATCACGCCGTCGTTGACGGCAGGAACAGAGCATCGTGCAGCCGTGAAGCTCGCCGGGAACGCGGGCGTCGGATTCGTTGGGTACTTCCCAAACGGAATGGGGTTCGTCCTTGACGAGGACGAGGCAGCTTCGCTGCTCGGCGGGACCGATGCCGACTATTCGACCGTTGTGTTCCCCTTCATCAATGGCGAGGACATCGTCGATCGGGTTTCGTCCGACCCCAGCCGATGGATCATCGACTTCGGGAGAAGGGCTCTCGAAGAGGCTGGGGCGTTTCCCGCTGCCCTTGACATCGTTCGCGAGAAGGTAAAGCCGTTCCGAGATGGAGTCAGCCGCAAGGCTCACCGCGAACGCTGGTGGCAGTTCGCCGAAACGCGCCCAGGCATGACGGCGGCCCTCGCGCCCCTCACCAGATACGCGCTGGCAGGCCTCACGGGGAAGCGCTGGATCGTCGCGTGGGGTCAGCCAGGGTGGCGCCCGTCGCACGCGCTCGCGGCCTTCGCGTTCGACGACGACTACTCCTTCGGAGTGCTTGCCTCCCGGCCACACGACCTATGGGCGCGCGCCAATGGGTCGACTCTCAAGGGCGACCTGCGATACACGCCGAGCACTTGCTTCGACACGTTCCCGTGGCCGACCAACCCGAACGACGGTAGGCGCGCGACCGTGGCCGAGGCCGCGCGCCGGATCGTGACGGAGCGGAGCGCCGCGTGCCAGTCACTCGGCAAAGGCTTGACCGCTGTTTACAACGCGATGGATGAGGGAGCGTTCGTGAACCTAAAGAAGGCACACGACGACCTCGACCGCGCAGTCCTGGCCTGCTACGGCCTTCCTGCTTCACTAATCAAGGACCGACCTGCCTTGTTGAGTGCCCTGTTCGACCTCAATGAGAAGGCTGCTGCGGACTCCATCTATGACCCTTTCGGAAGGCGAGACTCCGGTGGCCATTCCTGATTTCCAGTCGTTGTTCCGGCCGGTGTTAGAGGCCGTGGCTGATGGTGCGGTGTGGCTGTTGGTGGAGGTCGACACGATCGCCCAGATAGCCGAGAACTGAGGTCGGTTGCTCGGGCGGCGCGGCGCCACTTCTTGGTATCCGGGGCTCCGGTCTGACGCGATTTCAGCCTGATTTCAGATCAAGAAGCCTCCTAAATTCACCCCAAAACGATCCGAAGAATGACTGTTACGAGGTCGTTAACAAGGCCCTCAAGATCCGCAGGCAGAACAACCAACTGCATTGACCCCAACACCTCCCGGGCTGGCATCACAATGCTCCTTCCGGCACCAACGCATCGGGATGCCAGCCCGGGAGGTGTCTGGTCTGTTCTTGTAGGTCGTTGGTGGTTGGTTTTGGAGGCTTGTCATGGACTCTTTGTGGTGGCTGTATTTGTGGATTCTCCTTGGCTTGTCTTTTGCTCTTGTTGTGATTCCGGTGATTTCAGCGTTCTTTGCATCTTTCGCCGGGCGGGAGGTGTAAATGCGATGTACCAAGCACCCCACACCGTTGAGGGGGTATGGCGACCACGTTGGCGCTAGCGAACGGAGGACCACGATGAAGAACGAATTCATGATTGAGACCAAGCGTGCGATGTATCGGTTGCGCAATCTTCAGTACTGCCACGTCAAGATGCGCGAGAAGTCCGATGCACGTCTACGAGTAGCACAGGAGCGCCATGCGCTCGAGATCTCCCGGGCAGAGATGGTCGAAGCCAAGGGGTGGAACGAGCTGATGTCGATTACCGGCATGACGATTCCGACGGCAGCTGCGATCTTGCAGGTCAGCGAATCGACGGTGAGCCGCTGGATTGCGCGCCACGGCAAGGGAGTCGAAGCCACCCCTTCCGCGGATACGTCGGCAGGTGGCGCATGAGTGCCGTGGCATTGACGTCGAGTGTCACGCCACCCGGGCTAATGAGAGCGTTGTTCATCGCCGAGGAAGTTGCCCTCGCCCTGGCAGTTTCGGAAACGCTGGTGCGTCAGCTCACTTTGTCAGGTGAGCTTCCCTGCCGTCGGATAGGGCGACTCGTCCGTTACACCCAGGCTGACCTCGATGCCTTTGTGGACCATTGCGATCAGCGTGGTTACTCGGTGGATTCGAGGACGAGGTGATGTCAGAGGTACAAGCCAGAATTCAAGGAAGGGATCAGGAGAGGATTATCAATGGCTAGGCGCAAAGGAGTGGAGGGATCGGTTCGGGAGATTCCGGCCGGTTCGGGTCCCTGGCAGGCGCGCCTTCCTTCGCGACTGGACGCGTATCGCAGACCGTTGCCGGAGACTTTCGCGAGCGAGTCGATCGCCTGGACGGCACTGCGTGTGGCCATCGTTGACATGGATCGGAACGCGGGCCTTCGCCCATTGGGCAGACCAAGCGGGACGGTGCGCAAAGTTCGCGAGGTGCTCAGCGACTACATCGCAGCACGCCAGAACTCTGCTCTGGCTCCTATAGCGATCCGAACGGTGCGTGACTACCGAAGTGTTCTGGAGAATCACGTTTCCCGGAAGCATGCTGACATTGGCCGAGTCCCGATTCACAAATTGACCGGCCGCGACATCAGGGCGTGGATGGATGACCCCGCCGCCGACGGAGTGAAAGCCGGCACCATTGCAAACGCACGACGGGTGCTTGGCGCGGCTCTGGCATGGGAGGTGCGCGAGGGCCGTTTGGGAGTCAATCCCGCGACTCACGTTCGAGTGGAGACGAGCAAGGCCCGCCGGGCGACGATGCAGACCGTTGATCCGGTATTGCTTCCGTCTTGGGCTGAATTTGCGACGATCGTCGAAACACCGGAATTCGAGCACGACCGACTGCTGCTCGCCCTGATGGGTTGGTGCGGGCTGCGCTGGGGTGAAGCCGTGAGTCTTCACGAGCAGGCGGTGTGGCGGGATCGTCCGCAGATCACAATCGATCGGGTTTTGGTCCGCAGGACGCAGAAGGAAGTTGATGCGCACTCTGGTGTTGGGCTGCACCTGCTCGAAAACAACTACTGGCAGCAGGAGCCGCCGAAAGCTGGCATGACTGCCACTGTCCCGGTACCGCGGCCACTGTGGTTGCGCCTCGTTGCGTTAGCTGACCAACGCTTGCGCGAGACACCGATGCCAATGCCAGCCGGCCGCCTACTTTTTCGACGTCCGATGCTCTCGCCTGGCAATACGCACAGCATTGGCGTGCTCGACAACACCAACTTCCGCCGCGATGTGTGGGTGCCTGCGCGCCTTGCTGCAGGCCTGGTCGGGGATGAGTCTTTACCGGCGCTCGATCCACGGCGTTACCCGATGAAGGTGAAGGACCTGCGCGCCTTTGCTGCCTCGGTACTGCTCGATAGTGGCAGCAGCCTGACCGAGGCGGCGCTCCTACTGCGACATTCGGACAAGCGCACCACTGAGCGGCACTATGCGCGGGCGATGCAAGAACGATCCCATGATCGGGCTCGGCGGGCTGTCCAGATCGACCAGAGTGCGAGCCTGCCCGAGCGGCTTGATGCCCTCTGGGAGGCCTGGGTTGGAGCTTTCCCAACGGTCGTGGCACGTCTCGGGTTGGATGCGGACAACGTCATCGACCTCGGTGCGCGCCGGGGCCGGGCATGAGGGATACGCATGGGTCGGCTGAAGTGGTAATTTTCTAGGGCTGGGCTGGCCGAGAGGCCCTGGTCCACCCTGTAGGCGGGGATATCCCCCGCGTACTGCTACGCGAGCATTTCTCAAATGAGGCGCACCCCATTTCGCGAGCACTCTAGATGAGTCTCGTCGCGGGGTTTACATAATGCGTCGCTCATGCGACTATTTATGTCATGGCGTCAGCGACCGAGACGATGACCAGTTCCGAGGCGGCTCGGCGACTGGGCGTCGGCATGCGGCAGGTCGAGAGACTATTGGCGGCTGGTGACCTCACGCGGGTGGGGACAGTCGGCCGGGCGGCGCTCATCGATGCGGTGTCGGTGCACCGGCTACGCACCCGAGGAGTCCGGCGTGGTCGGCCATGGTCTGCCGCAACGAGTAGCGCAGCCATGGACCTGCTGACCGCCGGGGAGACCGGACGGCTCGGGTCTATCGAACGATCACGCCTGATATCGCGACTGCGCCACATGTCAGCCGAGGATGTGGTGCGGGCGACTCGGGGGCGTGCCAGCGTCCGGCGCTATCGCGCATCCGCCTCGTTCATCGACCGGATCAGGCAGGAGGTGACGCTGACAGGGTCCTCGGCGATCGACGCGGACGGAGCCATCGCCGGGCAGTTTGGACTTGCAGCAGCTCGGCACGATGAGGTTGACGGATACGTCGACCCTGCAACCGCTCAGCAGTGCATTGCCCGTTTTCATCTCGTCGAGGATGCTCGGGGCAACGTGACGTTGAGAGTCGCGGACAACGAACAGGGGGGCAGACGGGTAGCCAGCGCCGTCATCGTTGCCCTAGACCTTGCGGAATCCCTTGACTCGCGCGAGCGCGCAGCTGGGTTGGCGCTGCTGCGAGACCGGTTGGAGTTGCTGCAGTGACCTTGGTGCGCAGGCTCGGGCTTGACGAGCCATACCGGACGGCAGGACAGGACACCCTTCGGATCCTCGCCTCGCCAGCGTGACGATCCCCGAACACATTCCCTCAAACAGACCAATCGGACAGGTTATCCACAGATTGTGCGCTTGTGAAAGGGCAAAAGAAAGGGCAAAAGCGCTTTCCCTGCTAGTTCAGTAGGAATTGCCGAGCACCGAAAGTCGTTGCGCTGCAAGGGATCTTGATGGTGGCCAGGGCCGGGGTCGAACCGGCGACCTTCCGAGTTTCAGTCGGACGCTCGTACCAACTGAGCTACCTGGCCGTGGCTGACGTTCCAGCCGCGATGAATCGGGGTTTCCCCCGAATCGTTGGCGACCCTGACCGGACTTGAACCGGCGACCTCCGCCGTGACAGGGCGGCGCGCTAACCAACTGCGCTACAGGGCCTTAAATGAAGCCGTATCCCCAACGGGATTCGAACCCGTGCCGCCGCCGTGAAAGGGCGGTGTCCTAGGCCACTAGACGATGGGGACCTATATCTCCGTCGACCTTTGTGGATGCCGTTGGTGACCTGAGAACTATAGGGGATGGGTGGCCGGAGGGGTAATTGAGGTCAATTCGGGTGGGCGGCCCGGGTCAGCCGGTCTTTGATCGCGGCCCCAATTCCGCCTATGGGTGGGGCAACCGCCAGCACCTTGGAAAGCTTCAAAGCGTCGGCCTCGCGAAGGGCTGAATAGAGCTGTTGGGCGTACTCCTCGCGGGTGACCGGCGCACACAGGCGCACCATGCCTGCAGGTGTTGGATGTTCGGCCAACGCGATGAGTCCGATGCTTGCGGTGGCGAACACAGGCTCGAGTAGTGCTGCTGCATCAACCAGTTCGACTGTTGCGGTGGGACTGTAATGAGACTCCAAAGTTCCACTTGCGCGAATCTGTGAATCAGTTGTGCAAGGAAGTCCTGTTATCTCTTCCACCTGCTCAACACTGATCGCACCTGGTCGAAGCAATCGCGGATTGTTACCAGTGCAATCAATGATTGTGGATTCAACACCGACAGCACATTCACCACCATCGAGAACAACATCCTCCGCACTCGTGAATTTATTGAGTTCCTCGAGCACGTGCTGCGCAGTTGTAGGACTTACTTTTCCAAAACGATTTGCGCTGGGTGCCGCAATTGCAATGGAAGGATCACCTGTAAGTTCAACAAGAATTCTTTGTACCTCTTGCATTAATGGATGTGCAGAGACTCGAACCGCAACGGAGTTCTGACTGCCCGTGATGAAGTCACCAGCTCGCGGTGAGCGCGGAATAACAAGGGTGAGCGGACCTGGCCAAAAACTCTTCGCTAGTTGATATGCATATTCAGGAATATTTCTTCCCCAGTCATTCATTGCCTCGATCGTTGCAAGATGAGCGATCAGCGGATGGTCGGCTGGACGCCCTTTTGCGGCATAAATCTGAGCGATGGCATGTGGATCATCGGTACGAGCTCCAAGCCCATAGACGGTCTCCGTTGGCACAGCGGCTAGATGCCCAGCGGCCAAGGCAAGTGCTGCCTCTCGGGGACTGGCAACTGCTCGCATGTGCCTATTCAATCTGCTCTTTGTAAGAGGTTTGTCAGGACTCTAGGTTTTCGTGCCCGAACGGGAACGAAATCACTGGTTGGGGTGTCTCATGTCTATATGAGTTCGCCCCACGAAGGAGACCCCGTGTCCACCCCACTTCCACCTTTCACGCCCGCTGAACCGATCGCGACCAGCATTGCTCCGGTCTGGGAACGACCTGCGCCAAAGAAGCGTGGCCGTGGTCCCGCAATTGTTGGCGGGCTATTAGCTACTGCATTAGTTGCAGGCGCGGCAGGTGGTGCCGTGGGATTTGTTGCGGCAAAGCAAACATTGCCGACCTCCGTGGTGGCATCGGCAACTGCTGATTCGAGCTCACCGTCACTACCCGCAGGGAGTTCCATTGCAGATGTTGCTGCTGCTGTGCAGCCTGCCGTGGTTCAACTGAATGTGAGTGGCACTGACGGTGAAGGCACGGGTTCGGGTTTCATTATTAGCAAAGACGGGTACATCATCACCAACAATCACGTTGCAGGTTCTGCGAAAGATGGCGGGATTGATGTGTTGTTCTCCGATGGCACCAAGGCGAAGGGCACCTTGGTGGGTGCCAATGCGGGCTACGACCTTGCAGTCGTCAAGGTAGATAAGCCGGGAGTTAAAACTGTTCCGCTTGGCAAGTCATCAACACTTCGAGTAGGAGACGAAGTCATTGCGCTTGGTTCGCCACTTGGCTTACAAGGAACTGTGACCTCGGGAATTGTCAGTTCACTGAATCGGCCCGTTACCGCAGGAGATGAGTCGTTCATCAACGCGATCCAAACGGATGCGGCAATTAACCCAGGCAACTCCGGCGGACCACTTGTCAATGGCAACGGCGCTGTTGTCGGTGTGAACTCGGCAATCGCCTCGATGGCATCAGGTGAAGCCCAAGCGGGATCTATTGGCCTTGGCTTCTCAATTCCTATCGATACCGCAAAGCGCATTGCGAACGAGATCATCAATACGGGTTCAGCGAAGACTCCAGTGATCGGCGTCCAGCTCGCCATGGACTTTGAAGGTCCAGGTGGAAAGGTTTCGTCGGTTACCTCAGGTGGAGCGGCGCAAAAGGCTGGCATCAAGACCGGTGACATCATCACCAAGGTCAATCGGCAAGTGATTGCTGATGGCACTCAGTTGATCGTGACTGTTCGTTCCTTTGCACCTGGCGATCGAGTACAGCTCACGGTAGATCGCGGCGGGGAAACATTGACCCTTCCACTGAACCTGACGGCCTCGAAGGCATAGACGAAACCACCCTGCGGCAGGCTATGGGCATGAACCCCTTGGCAAACGTGCTCGATCCACTGCGCGATCGCGCTGCCGCAGGGTTTCGTCGCATCGTTTCTGGTGATCCCACTGGGGTTCCAGAATGGGTTGCGCAAATGCGCGAGGGCGAAGGCATCG
Coding sequences within it:
- a CDS encoding helix-turn-helix domain containing protein; translated protein: MKNEFMIETKRAMYRLRNLQYCHVKMREKSDARLRVAQERHALEISRAEMVEAKGWNELMSITGMTIPTAAAILQVSESTVSRWIARHGKGVEATPSADTSAGGA
- a CDS encoding trypsin-like peptidase domain-containing protein codes for the protein MSTPLPPFTPAEPIATSIAPVWERPAPKKRGRGPAIVGGLLATALVAGAAGGAVGFVAAKQTLPTSVVASATADSSSPSLPAGSSIADVAAAVQPAVVQLNVSGTDGEGTGSGFIISKDGYIITNNHVAGSAKDGGIDVLFSDGTKAKGTLVGANAGYDLAVVKVDKPGVKTVPLGKSSTLRVGDEVIALGSPLGLQGTVTSGIVSSLNRPVTAGDESFINAIQTDAAINPGNSGGPLVNGNGAVVGVNSAIASMASGEAQAGSIGLGFSIPIDTAKRIANEIINTGSAKTPVIGVQLAMDFEGPGGKVSSVTSGGAAQKAGIKTGDIITKVNRQVIADGTQLIVTVRSFAPGDRVQLTVDRGGETLTLPLNLTASKA
- a CDS encoding L-threonylcarbamoyladenylate synthase, translating into MRAVASPREAALALAAGHLAAVPTETVYGLGARTDDPHAIAQIYAAKGRPADHPLIAHLATIEAMNDWGRNIPEYAYQLAKSFWPGPLTLVIPRSPRAGDFITGSQNSVAVRVSAHPLMQEVQRILVELTGDPSIAIAAPSANRFGKVSPTTAQHVLEELNKFTSAEDVVLDGGECAVGVESTIIDCTGNNPRLLRPGAISVEQVEEITGLPCTTDSQIRASGTLESHYSPTATVELVDAAALLEPVFATASIGLIALAEHPTPAGMVRLCAPVTREEYAQQLYSALREADALKLSKVLAVAPPIGGIGAAIKDRLTRAAHPN